From Deltaproteobacteria bacterium, one genomic window encodes:
- a CDS encoding TolC family protein codes for MRAIINGWSRLGLLLLVVLAPAARAADSDAAPWTLSRCIQAALRSSPDLAAAAADIAAAQGRLREAEAGRYGEAGYTQLLGLVNKANGNAVASNDSKNDFFNGLGPFTRMDLHLAVPLLTFGKLQAALEAAQHGLASEHARSAERRDAIIASTKQLYYGLLLARQLADILHDMQETLDKAVATTEKRLADKTPGTTELDLLKLKVGRARFAKGMADVNASALLARSALARTVGVADGESGGSEFDVADRKLQPVKAELKPLDDYLAHALDRRPEWTQLEAGVAAQRAKVALEEADYYPKVFLSTGLQFARAGNRTEQSNPFAYDDFNYLRPVGVLGMNWDLNFWTTGAKVDQERAALDRLRALRRDAETGLPLELRTAYIEVTKQHDTLTAAEDGRKAGRGLLILTVSNFDLAIGTAEELFNGLGAYTESSSDYYRAVHDYNVAVASLSRIVGEVTDLQY; via the coding sequence ATGCGTGCAATCATCAACGGATGGTCGAGATTGGGATTGTTGCTCCTGGTGGTGTTGGCGCCGGCGGCGCGCGCCGCGGACTCGGACGCCGCGCCGTGGACGCTCAGCCGCTGCATTCAAGCCGCGCTGCGGTCCAGTCCAGACTTGGCCGCCGCTGCCGCCGACATCGCCGCGGCGCAGGGTCGTTTGCGCGAGGCTGAGGCCGGCCGCTACGGCGAGGCCGGGTACACGCAGTTACTCGGGCTGGTCAACAAAGCGAACGGTAACGCGGTCGCTTCGAACGACAGCAAGAACGATTTCTTCAACGGCCTCGGTCCGTTCACGCGCATGGACTTGCACCTCGCCGTGCCGCTGCTGACGTTCGGCAAATTGCAAGCCGCGCTGGAAGCCGCCCAGCACGGGCTGGCGAGCGAGCACGCGCGCAGCGCCGAGCGCCGCGACGCAATCATCGCCAGCACCAAGCAGCTCTATTACGGCTTGCTGCTGGCGCGGCAACTCGCCGACATCTTGCACGACATGCAGGAGACGCTCGACAAAGCCGTCGCCACCACAGAGAAACGGCTGGCGGACAAGACCCCGGGCACAACGGAGCTCGATCTGCTGAAACTGAAAGTCGGCCGCGCCCGCTTCGCCAAGGGCATGGCGGACGTGAACGCCTCGGCGCTGCTGGCGCGCAGCGCACTGGCGCGCACCGTTGGAGTCGCCGATGGCGAATCGGGTGGCAGCGAATTCGATGTCGCCGATCGCAAGCTGCAACCGGTCAAGGCGGAGCTGAAGCCACTCGACGACTACCTCGCGCACGCGCTCGACCGCCGTCCCGAGTGGACGCAACTCGAAGCCGGCGTGGCCGCCCAGCGCGCGAAGGTCGCACTCGAAGAGGCGGACTACTATCCCAAGGTGTTTCTCTCCACCGGGCTGCAGTTCGCGCGCGCCGGCAATCGCACCGAGCAGAGCAATCCGTTCGCCTATGACGACTTCAACTACCTGCGGCCGGTCGGTGTCCTCGGGATGAACTGGGACCTCAACTTCTGGACCACCGGCGCCAAGGTGGATCAAGAACGCGCCGCACTCGACCGGCTGCGGGCCCTGCGTCGCGACGCGGAGACCGGGCTGCCCCTCGAATTGCGGACCGCCTACATCGAAGTGACCAAACAGCACGACACGCTGACAGCGGCGGAAGATGGTCGCAAAGCGGGGCGCGGCTTGCTCATCCTCACCGTCAGCAACTTCGACCTCGCCATCGGCACCGCCGAGGAACTGTTCAACGGCCTCGGCGCCTATACCGAGAGTAGCAGCGACTACTACCGCGCCGTCCACGACTACAACGTCGCGGTCGCGTCGTTGAGCCGCATCGTCGGCGAGGTGACCGACCTCCAATACTGA
- a CDS encoding ATP-grasp domain-containing protein — protein MQPRTDLAPAVIVPDSLTALGLVRSLAPRGVACTVAAWNALGPARYSRHARVVTCPPPSAGRAFLDAVMTIGRTFATPPVLFVTDESSMLLVQRGRDELAQHFRIALSPVEQLARWVSKPRLYEASAAAGVATPQTWVLTATHWPTDLSYPIVVKPAQRVIWVGDYALRSFRHDFGCKALLAPDVAHARAIVTRAHELGYEMMLQRPVPGEVTDLLTAGVFVGRDGNRALFTARKLAQVPRDFGDGSVVEGLPLPELAAPVWRLVEQAGFTGIADLEFKRDAADGQLKLLDANPRPWLWIELATRCGINLPYLLYCEATEQRAEAAPAQLAASVKWCSARALVRTLLESGATNRGAALSGALHAWRDADMDGTFAPDDLLWRMFLQPAFWRDALRAARHQLPEM, from the coding sequence GTGCAACCTCGTACCGATCTCGCGCCGGCGGTCATCGTTCCCGACAGCCTGACCGCTCTGGGACTCGTCCGCAGCCTGGCGCCGCGCGGCGTGGCCTGTACGGTCGCGGCGTGGAACGCGCTCGGGCCGGCACGCTATTCGCGTCACGCGCGCGTCGTCACCTGTCCGCCGCCGAGCGCGGGCCGCGCGTTTCTCGATGCCGTGATGACGATCGGCCGCACGTTCGCCACACCGCCGGTGCTGTTCGTCACCGACGAGTCGTCGATGTTGCTCGTACAACGCGGTCGCGATGAGTTGGCGCAGCACTTCCGCATCGCGCTGTCGCCGGTGGAGCAACTGGCACGCTGGGTGTCGAAGCCGCGCCTATACGAAGCGAGCGCAGCGGCTGGGGTGGCGACACCGCAGACCTGGGTGCTCACCGCCACCCACTGGCCTACCGATCTGTCGTACCCGATCGTGGTCAAGCCAGCGCAGCGCGTGATCTGGGTCGGCGACTATGCGCTGCGGTCGTTCCGCCACGACTTCGGATGTAAGGCGCTGCTCGCACCCGACGTCGCCCACGCGCGGGCGATCGTCACCCGCGCGCACGAGCTGGGGTACGAGATGATGCTGCAGCGACCGGTCCCGGGCGAGGTCACGGACTTGCTCACCGCGGGCGTGTTTGTTGGGCGCGACGGCAATCGCGCGCTGTTCACCGCGCGGAAGTTGGCGCAGGTGCCGCGCGACTTCGGCGATGGGTCGGTGGTCGAGGGCTTGCCACTGCCGGAATTGGCGGCGCCGGTGTGGCGGCTGGTTGAGCAGGCGGGCTTCACTGGAATCGCCGATCTCGAATTCAAGCGCGACGCGGCTGACGGGCAGTTGAAGTTGCTCGACGCTAACCCGCGCCCGTGGCTGTGGATCGAACTGGCGACGCGTTGCGGAATCAATCTGCCGTATCTGCTGTATTGCGAGGCGACGGAGCAGCGCGCCGAGGCGGCGCCCGCGCAGCTCGCCGCCAGCGTGAAATGGTGCTCGGCGCGGGCGCTGGTGCGCACGCTACTGGAATCGGGCGCAACCAATCGCGGCGCCGCACTCAGCGGCGCGTTGCACGCATGGCGCGATGCCGACATGGACGGTACCTTCGCTCCCGACGATCTGCTGTGGCGCATGTTTCTGCAGCCCGCCTTCTGGCGCGATGCACTGCGTGCCGCTCGCCACCAATTGCCGGAGATGTAG
- a CDS encoding alanine racemase, with protein sequence MLASSSAVSSAAAIFGATPKVADLAALAAHTGTPAYVMFEQSLRDHYAALRHALAAADPVRLYYSVKSNFETGVLTTLRDLGCGAEISGGVERLAVERAGFDWSRVVFDGPLKDEAELARAIADEIYLINVESAEEIATLRRLAQRAGRRVRIGLRVEPALPPPKYHHIVRTYRQKFGFPIADIDRLADIIGHADELEWTALMAHVGSQVTRAERYLATLDQFFAAAAHLRQRGVQIDEVNLGGGLPADAMLNLRVARRFAFARVAERFGVMQAPMESSLSMAARIAARIVELRRRHDLPLTVGLEPGRTLVASAGLMLARVGVVKPPWVFLDVSLNDLPEKLSFSEWRVQFPTRANQPATERWHFGGPTLATQDVLFYDHPAPTLEVGDPVAILDAGAYSIARANQFTRPRAPVYFVDVRGVLHLIRRGETAVDVLHTQCPPSPV encoded by the coding sequence ATGCTTGCGTCATCGTCGGCGGTATCCTCCGCTGCGGCGATCTTTGGCGCCACGCCGAAGGTCGCCGATCTTGCCGCGCTCGCGGCGCACACAGGTACGCCCGCGTACGTCATGTTCGAGCAGTCCCTCCGCGATCACTACGCCGCGCTCCGGCACGCGCTCGCTGCCGCTGATCCGGTACGGTTGTACTACTCGGTCAAATCGAACTTCGAGACCGGCGTATTGACGACCCTGCGTGATCTCGGCTGCGGCGCTGAGATCTCCGGCGGTGTGGAACGGCTCGCCGTCGAGCGCGCCGGGTTCGACTGGAGTCGTGTCGTCTTCGATGGCCCGCTGAAGGATGAAGCGGAGTTGGCGCGCGCAATTGCCGATGAGATTTACCTCATCAACGTCGAGTCTGCGGAAGAGATCGCGACGCTGCGTCGCTTGGCGCAACGCGCCGGGCGACGCGTGCGCATCGGATTGCGGGTCGAGCCGGCGCTGCCGCCGCCGAAGTATCACCACATCGTCCGCACGTATCGGCAGAAATTCGGATTTCCGATCGCCGATATTGATCGGCTCGCGGACATCATCGGTCACGCCGACGAGTTGGAGTGGACGGCCCTGATGGCGCACGTCGGTTCGCAGGTGACGCGCGCGGAGCGCTACCTGGCCACGCTCGATCAGTTTTTCGCCGCCGCGGCGCACCTGCGCCAGCGCGGCGTGCAGATCGATGAGGTAAATCTCGGCGGCGGTCTGCCCGCCGATGCGATGCTGAACCTGCGCGTCGCGCGTCGGTTCGCTTTTGCGCGCGTCGCGGAGCGTTTCGGCGTGATGCAGGCACCGATGGAGTCGAGTCTGTCAATGGCCGCGCGCATCGCCGCGCGCATCGTGGAATTGCGCCGCCGACACGATCTGCCGTTGACGGTCGGGCTCGAACCGGGTCGCACGTTGGTGGCCAGCGCGGGCCTGATGCTCGCCCGCGTCGGCGTCGTCAAACCACCGTGGGTCTTCCTCGACGTGAGCCTCAACGATTTGCCCGAGAAGCTCTCGTTCTCCGAATGGCGCGTGCAGTTTCCGACTCGCGCCAACCAGCCGGCCACCGAGCGTTGGCATTTCGGCGGGCCGACGCTGGCGACGCAAGACGTGCTCTTCTACGATCACCCGGCACCCACGCTCGAGGTCGGCGATCCGGTCGCGATCCTCGATGCCGGCGCGTACTCGATCGCGCGCGCCAATCAGTTCACCCGGCCGCGCGCGCCGGTGTACTTCGTTGATGTGCGCGGCGTGTTGCACCTGATTCGGCGCGGCGAGACCGCGGTCGACGTGCTCCACACCCAGTGCCCGCCATCGCCGGTGTGA
- a CDS encoding serine hydroxymethyltransferase yields the protein MDFHSIDPDAAAILDAEEARQRDTLMMIPSENYASPTVIAAVANVFANKYAEGAPGARYYNGCGPSDAIERLAIDRAKQLFGAEHASVQPHSGAQMNLAVYFALLQPGDTVLALDLNQGGHLTHGSPVNMSGQLYRFIHYGVNRETERLDMDDIAELAERVRPKLIVTGATAYPRLWDFAAWRGLADRVGAYLMADVSHIAGLIVGGVHPDPVPHCDVVTTTTQKTLGGPRSAVILCRKALAAKIDKAVFPGTQGGPHVNTIFAKAIAFREAMSEGFRARQQQTIVNARELAAGLIDAGFRLVSGGTDNHLMLIDLRPQHLTGKVAANLLEEAGIVANKNTIPYDQRPPTICSGLRLGTPALTTRGMGSVEMRQIAQWIGAVLHQPDDASLRMRIAADVRALCVRFPIWPVS from the coding sequence ATGGACTTCCATTCGATCGATCCTGATGCGGCCGCCATCCTCGACGCCGAGGAAGCGCGCCAACGCGACACGCTGATGATGATCCCGTCGGAGAACTACGCCAGCCCGACCGTGATCGCCGCCGTCGCCAACGTGTTCGCCAACAAGTACGCCGAGGGTGCCCCCGGCGCGCGCTACTACAACGGCTGCGGCCCCAGCGATGCCATCGAACGGCTCGCCATCGACCGCGCGAAGCAACTCTTCGGTGCCGAGCACGCCTCGGTGCAACCGCACAGCGGGGCGCAGATGAATCTCGCCGTCTACTTCGCGCTGCTACAGCCCGGCGATACGGTGCTCGCCCTCGATCTCAACCAGGGCGGCCACCTCACGCACGGCAGTCCGGTGAATATGTCGGGTCAGCTCTATCGCTTCATTCACTATGGCGTGAATCGCGAAACCGAACGGTTGGACATGGACGACATCGCCGAACTCGCGGAACGCGTGCGACCCAAACTGATCGTCACCGGCGCGACCGCGTACCCGCGGCTGTGGGACTTCGCCGCGTGGCGCGGCCTCGCCGACCGCGTCGGCGCGTATCTGATGGCCGATGTCTCGCACATCGCCGGTTTGATAGTCGGCGGTGTGCATCCCGATCCGGTGCCGCACTGCGATGTCGTCACCACCACGACCCAGAAGACACTCGGCGGTCCACGCTCAGCCGTGATCCTCTGCCGGAAGGCATTGGCCGCAAAGATCGACAAGGCGGTTTTTCCCGGCACGCAGGGCGGGCCGCACGTGAACACGATCTTCGCCAAAGCGATCGCGTTCCGCGAAGCGATGAGCGAAGGCTTCCGCGCACGCCAGCAACAGACCATCGTCAACGCGCGGGAACTCGCGGCGGGGTTGATCGATGCGGGATTCCGGCTGGTGTCGGGCGGCACCGACAACCATCTGATGCTGATCGACCTGCGGCCGCAGCATCTCACCGGCAAAGTGGCCGCGAATCTACTCGAAGAAGCCGGCATCGTCGCCAACAAGAACACCATCCCGTACGATCAGCGCCCGCCGACGATTTGCAGCGGCTTGCGGCTTGGGACGCCAGCGCTGACCACGCGCGGCATGGGCAGCGTCGAGATGCGGCAGATCGCCCAATGGATCGGCGCGGTGTTGCATCAACCAGACGATGCATCGCTGCGCATGCGCATCGCCGCCGACGTGCGTGCGCTATGTGTGCGCTTTCCGATCTGGCCCGTTTCGTAG
- a CDS encoding citrate synthase has translation MAESTLTVTDSRTGKQYSLPISDGTIRATDLAQIKAGPDDPGLMSYDPAFGNTASCRSSITFIDGDKGILRYRGYPIDQLAEKSTFLEVAYLIVKGELPSTSHLKAFVHNITHHTIIHENISKFIDGFHYDAHPMGIMVSTVGALSTFYPDAKKIFDAESRKVQTHRLIAKMPTLAAFAYRHSIGMPYAYPDNDLSYTGNFLNMLFKKTELKYKPNPVIEHALDVLFILHADHEQNCSANAMRCVGSSLPDPYSSVAAATAALYGPRHGGANEEAVRMLQEIGSVGNIANHIKRVKAGEVRLQGFGHRVYKNYDPRAKIIKTICDQVLEVTGRNPLLDIALELEHIALQDDYFVSRKLYPNVDFYSGIIYQAMGFPSDMFPVLFAIGRTPGWIAQWQEMLLDPETRIARPRQIYTGHGARDYAPLDQRTEQ, from the coding sequence ATGGCAGAGAGCACCCTCACGGTCACCGATAGCCGCACCGGCAAACAGTACTCGCTGCCGATCAGCGACGGCACCATTCGCGCCACCGATCTGGCCCAGATCAAAGCCGGGCCGGACGACCCCGGCCTGATGAGCTACGACCCGGCGTTCGGCAACACCGCCTCGTGTCGCAGCTCGATCACCTTCATCGACGGCGACAAGGGCATCTTGCGCTATCGCGGGTACCCGATCGATCAACTGGCGGAGAAGAGCACGTTCCTCGAAGTCGCCTACCTGATCGTCAAAGGCGAGTTGCCTTCCACGTCGCACCTCAAAGCATTCGTGCACAACATCACTCACCACACCATCATCCACGAGAACATCAGCAAGTTCATCGACGGGTTTCACTACGACGCGCACCCGATGGGCATTATGGTGAGCACGGTCGGCGCGCTGTCCACCTTCTATCCCGACGCCAAGAAAATCTTCGACGCCGAATCGCGCAAGGTGCAGACGCATCGCCTGATCGCCAAGATGCCGACGCTGGCCGCGTTCGCCTATCGCCATTCGATCGGTATGCCCTACGCGTATCCCGACAACGACCTCAGCTACACCGGCAACTTCCTCAACATGCTGTTCAAGAAGACCGAGCTGAAATACAAACCCAATCCGGTGATCGAGCACGCGCTCGACGTGCTCTTCATCTTGCACGCCGATCACGAGCAAAACTGCTCGGCCAACGCCATGCGCTGCGTCGGCAGCTCGCTCCCCGATCCGTATTCATCGGTGGCGGCGGCCACCGCGGCGCTCTACGGTCCACGCCACGGCGGCGCTAACGAGGAAGCGGTGCGGATGCTGCAGGAGATCGGCAGCGTCGGCAACATCGCGAACCACATCAAGCGCGTGAAGGCGGGCGAAGTGCGGCTGCAAGGCTTCGGCCACCGCGTGTACAAGAACTACGATCCGCGCGCCAAGATCATCAAGACGATCTGCGACCAGGTGCTCGAAGTCACCGGCCGCAATCCGTTGCTCGACATCGCCCTCGAATTGGAACACATCGCGTTGCAAGACGACTACTTCGTCTCGCGCAAGCTCTACCCCAACGTCGACTTTTATTCGGGCATCATCTACCAAGCGATGGGATTTCCCAGCGACATGTTCCCCGTCCTGTTTGCCATCGGGCGGACGCCGGGCTGGATCGCGCAGTGGCAGGAGATGTTGCTCGATCCCGAAACCCGGATCGCCCGCCCGCGCCAGATCTACACCGGCCATGGCGCGCGCGACTACGCGCCACTCGATCAGCGCACGGAGCAGTAG
- a CDS encoding serine acetyltransferase, with translation MASYDGSHPIDSLESAALPNRRAIIEALRSLHSVIYLGFYSTRPLDRGNLRFSISEQLYSAWGVLVEQIRRAVSYEQMCCRVGPERDAQWSEAAVLRLFSKLPELRRLLNLDVAAAFDGDPAAKSVEEIVFSYPAIHAITTHRIAHELYVEQVPMIPRIMTEEAHSRTGIDIHPGARIGERFFIDHGTGVVIGETSVIGNNVRIFQGVTLGALSVRGENVAALRERERKRHPTIEDDVTIYSGVTVLGGETVIGRGSVIGGNVWLVESVPPGSRISYNAVATRR, from the coding sequence ATGGCCAGCTACGATGGCAGCCATCCGATCGATAGCCTCGAAAGCGCCGCGTTGCCGAACCGCCGTGCGATCATTGAAGCGCTGCGCAGTCTTCACTCGGTCATCTATCTCGGGTTCTACAGCACGCGGCCGCTCGACCGTGGCAACCTCCGCTTTTCGATCAGTGAGCAACTGTACTCGGCGTGGGGCGTCCTCGTCGAGCAGATCCGCCGCGCGGTGAGTTACGAGCAGATGTGCTGCCGCGTTGGCCCCGAGCGCGACGCGCAGTGGAGCGAGGCCGCCGTCCTACGTTTGTTCAGCAAGCTGCCCGAGCTGCGCCGCTTGCTGAACCTCGACGTAGCCGCGGCCTTCGACGGCGATCCCGCCGCGAAGAGCGTGGAGGAGATCGTCTTTAGCTATCCGGCCATCCACGCGATCACCACGCATCGGATTGCGCACGAACTCTATGTCGAACAGGTGCCGATGATCCCGCGCATCATGACCGAAGAGGCGCACAGCCGCACTGGCATCGACATTCATCCTGGCGCCCGGATCGGCGAGCGCTTCTTCATCGATCACGGCACCGGCGTGGTCATCGGTGAGACCAGCGTGATCGGCAACAACGTGCGCATCTTCCAAGGCGTCACCCTCGGTGCGCTCAGCGTCCGCGGCGAGAACGTGGCTGCGCTGCGCGAACGCGAACGCAAGCGTCACCCGACGATTGAAGACGATGTGACGATCTATTCGGGGGTCACCGTCCTCGGCGGCGAGACCGTGATCGGTCGCGGCTCGGTCATCGGTGGCAACGTGTGGCTGGTGGAATCGGTGCCGCCCGGCAGCCGCATCTCGTACAACGCCGTCGCGACGCGACGATAG
- a CDS encoding ATP-dependent Clp protease proteolytic subunit gives MPVPKNEEHAKANESDSIMQKLLESRNLILGQEINDEVTQRMITQLLLLEAMDATKDIRLFINSPGGSADGGFAIFDAIRFIKPPVKTIAVGLVASAATIVLIAAKKEHRFAFSHCRLLIHQPSTQLHGSAADIDITAQEILKLRDKANQLIAAETGQTVQKVATDTNRDYWMGPDEGKKYGLIHKIVRTRDEL, from the coding sequence ATCCCCGTGCCGAAGAACGAAGAACACGCCAAGGCGAACGAATCCGATTCGATCATGCAGAAGCTGCTGGAGTCGCGGAACCTGATCCTCGGCCAGGAGATCAACGACGAAGTTACGCAGCGGATGATCACGCAGCTGCTCCTGCTCGAAGCGATGGACGCGACCAAAGACATCCGACTGTTCATCAATTCACCCGGGGGTTCGGCCGACGGCGGCTTCGCGATTTTCGACGCCATTCGGTTCATCAAGCCGCCGGTGAAGACGATCGCGGTCGGACTGGTCGCCAGCGCGGCGACGATCGTGTTGATCGCTGCCAAGAAGGAACACCGCTTCGCGTTCTCGCACTGCCGCCTGCTGATCCATCAGCCCTCGACCCAATTGCACGGCTCGGCGGCGGACATCGACATCACCGCGCAGGAAATTCTCAAGCTGCGCGACAAGGCGAATCAGTTGATCGCCGCCGAAACCGGGCAGACGGTGCAGAAGGTCGCCACCGACACCAACCGCGACTATTGGATGGGCCCCGACGAAGGCAAGAAGTACGGCCTGATCCACAAGATCGTCCGCACCCGCGACGAGCTGTAG
- a CDS encoding inositol-3-phosphate synthase, with amino-acid sequence MRQATRERRAIVVTESPTPLVPPTGRLAVLLPGLGAVASTFIAGVELVKKGCGKPIGSLTQMGTIRLGKRTEGRNPLIKDFVPLAELSDLVFGGWDIFPDNAYQTALRAQVLDRPLLEMIRPELEAINPWPAVFDREYVKRLDGTHVKSAPTKMDLARQLIGDIEEFQRGSGATRMVMVWCGSTEAFLQPQAVHASLASFEDGLRRNDPAIAPSMVYAYAALTLDIPFANGAPNLTLDIPAMMELAQRNGVPVCGKDFKTGQTLMKTIIAPGLKARALGLRGWFSTNILGNRDGEVLDEPASFKTKETSKLSVLDVILPRDRHPDLYGDYVHQVNIHYYPPRGDNKEGWDNIDIFGWLGYPMQIKINFLCRDSILAAPLVLDLALFLDLAQRAGMHGIQEWLSFYFKSPQTAPGLYPEHDLFIQQQKLKNTLRYLRGEELITHLGREYYE; translated from the coding sequence ATGAGACAGGCCACGCGCGAACGGCGCGCCATCGTTGTGACCGAATCACCGACACCACTCGTTCCACCCACCGGCCGGCTCGCCGTGTTGCTGCCCGGACTCGGCGCCGTCGCCAGCACGTTCATCGCCGGCGTCGAACTGGTGAAAAAGGGATGCGGCAAACCGATCGGCTCGCTCACCCAAATGGGGACGATCCGCCTCGGCAAACGCACCGAGGGGCGCAATCCGCTGATCAAAGATTTCGTGCCGTTGGCGGAACTCTCCGACCTGGTCTTCGGCGGCTGGGACATTTTTCCCGATAACGCCTACCAGACCGCGCTGCGGGCGCAGGTGCTCGATCGCCCGCTGCTCGAAATGATTCGGCCCGAACTGGAAGCCATCAATCCGTGGCCTGCTGTATTCGATCGCGAGTACGTCAAGCGCCTGGACGGTACACACGTGAAGTCGGCCCCGACCAAGATGGATCTCGCGCGTCAACTGATCGGCGACATCGAAGAGTTTCAGCGCGGCAGCGGCGCCACGCGCATGGTGATGGTGTGGTGTGGCAGCACCGAAGCGTTTCTCCAACCCCAAGCCGTCCACGCCTCGCTGGCGAGTTTCGAAGACGGCCTGCGGCGCAACGACCCCGCCATCGCGCCGAGCATGGTCTACGCCTACGCCGCGCTCACGCTCGATATCCCGTTCGCCAATGGCGCCCCCAATCTCACCCTGGACATCCCCGCGATGATGGAGTTGGCGCAACGCAACGGCGTGCCGGTGTGCGGTAAGGACTTCAAAACCGGCCAAACGTTGATGAAGACCATCATCGCACCGGGCTTGAAGGCGCGCGCGCTCGGGCTCCGCGGCTGGTTCTCGACCAACATCCTCGGCAATCGCGACGGCGAGGTGCTCGATGAGCCGGCGTCGTTCAAGACCAAGGAGACCAGCAAGCTCTCCGTGCTCGATGTCATCCTGCCGCGCGATCGTCATCCCGATCTCTACGGCGACTACGTGCATCAGGTGAACATTCACTACTACCCGCCGCGCGGCGACAACAAAGAAGGCTGGGACAACATCGACATCTTCGGGTGGCTCGGTTACCCGATGCAGATCAAGATCAACTTCCTGTGTCGCGACTCGATTCTCGCCGCACCGCTGGTGCTCGACCTCGCGCTGTTCCTCGATCTTGCGCAGCGCGCCGGCATGCACGGCATCCAGGAATGGCTGTCGTTCTACTTCAAGAGCCCGCAAACGGCGCCCGGCTTGTATCCGGAACACGACCTGTTCATCCAACAACAGAAACTCAAGAACACGCTCCGCTACCTCCGCGGCGAGGAACTCATCACTCACCTCGGCCGCGAGTATTACGAGTAA
- the npdG gene encoding NADPH-dependent F420 reductase, producing MGLALRCALAGEAIVIGSREATRAESTAEKLRMQLRGAGSSVDVLGRANGDAVDGVNIVALCMPFAGLEPVLRELAPKLSGKILLDLVNPLVMQKGSFVLQAVAAGSAGELAQQLVPDAYVVSAFKNLSAEELCELTHTLVGDVVLCGNHDESKRRIVELIGRIPTLRAVDAGGLVNARHLESITALLLNLNRRHKAITSIEILGLK from the coding sequence ATGGGGCTAGCCTTGCGCTGCGCGCTGGCCGGCGAAGCGATCGTGATCGGTTCGCGCGAGGCAACGCGGGCCGAGTCCACCGCGGAGAAGTTGCGCATGCAGTTGCGTGGCGCCGGCTCATCGGTCGACGTGCTCGGACGCGCCAACGGCGACGCGGTGGACGGCGTGAACATCGTCGCGCTCTGCATGCCGTTCGCAGGCTTGGAGCCGGTGTTGCGAGAGTTAGCGCCAAAGCTGAGCGGAAAGATTCTGCTCGATCTGGTGAACCCGCTGGTGATGCAGAAGGGCAGCTTTGTGTTGCAGGCGGTCGCGGCCGGCTCGGCCGGCGAGTTAGCGCAGCAGTTGGTGCCCGACGCTTACGTGGTCAGCGCGTTCAAGAATCTCAGCGCTGAAGAACTTTGCGAGCTGACGCATACACTGGTTGGCGATGTCGTGTTGTGCGGCAATCACGACGAATCGAAGCGCCGCATCGTCGAGTTGATCGGCCGCATCCCGACGCTGCGCGCCGTCGACGCCGGCGGGTTGGTTAACGCCCGTCACCTCGAAAGCATTACCGCGCTGCTGCTCAACCTCAACCGCCGCCACAAGGCGATCACGTCGATTGAGATTCTCGGGTTGAAGTGA